One stretch of Paenibacillus sp. FSL R5-0341 DNA includes these proteins:
- a CDS encoding XTP/dITP diphosphatase encodes MSLDSPILIVATRNAGKVREFAHAFAPLGKEVKSMFDYPELPDVVEDGVTFAENAWKKAKAVGDALGLPVLADDSGLCVDLLDGEPGVYSARYAGEGATDAQNNAKLLERLESLKSGEDTEQPLLSPARFVCALVLYDPTTGDKYESEGTAEGWITAQAAGAGGFGYDPLFYVPEYEMTMAELTLEQKQAISHRGHALRALVSRLEG; translated from the coding sequence ATGAGTTTGGACAGCCCAATTCTCATTGTCGCAACCCGCAATGCAGGTAAAGTCCGTGAATTCGCTCATGCTTTCGCACCGCTTGGCAAAGAGGTTAAGAGCATGTTTGACTATCCGGAGCTGCCGGATGTGGTGGAAGACGGCGTAACGTTCGCGGAGAATGCCTGGAAGAAAGCCAAAGCGGTTGGTGATGCGCTTGGTTTGCCCGTTCTGGCAGACGATTCGGGACTTTGCGTAGATCTGTTGGACGGTGAGCCAGGCGTATATTCAGCGAGATATGCAGGCGAAGGAGCAACGGATGCACAGAATAATGCGAAGTTGCTGGAGAGGCTGGAATCGTTGAAATCCGGTGAGGACACCGAGCAACCGCTACTAAGTCCAGCTCGTTTCGTCTGTGCGCTGGTACTGTACGATCCGACAACTGGTGATAAGTATGAATCGGAAGGCACTGCGGAAGGCTGGATCACGGCTCAAGCTGCAGGTGCTGGCGGTTTTGGATATGATCCACTCTTCTATGTACCTGAATATGAGATGACGATGGCGGAGCTGACGCTCGAGCAAAAGCAGGCGATTAGCCACCGTGGTCATGCGCTGAGAGCACTCGTATCCAGACTTGAAGGATAA
- a CDS encoding STM4014 family protein: MSGVKEIKEIKESLHQPIDVPDPTRDQPLLLIGNPDNRRTQGMQEARHRLGLKPAVVLPYAQLLQNWRHGGTIADTVDSNLPVPLIRIDAPGEDWEVERELLFLGAMNDTTTLTDGMGAEAFSTEQALSLEQEWGRIYAPAQWFRGWKACLDRIGHEAREMWPEVRFMNDPSDIQLMFDKRQCQHHLSSHGVQIPPVLTSSQPIRSYTNLRTAMQSAGMNRVFVKLASGSGASGVVAYQVNPRTGDEIAVTTMGMELIQGKTIFFNEGRLRKYTGSEEIATLMNWLCAEGAQIERWMPKATLDQRAYDIRQLVAGGQAGHAIMRLSRTPITNLHLRNERMLPAEAGLDEQRMSLVRTAAQAAMSSFPNSWSAGIDVMLTSGANPRAYVLDVNPFGDLLYRVEHHGLGTYEWEMELLRKEPIQHA, encoded by the coding sequence ATGTCAGGCGTAAAGGAAATAAAAGAAATAAAAGAAAGCCTGCATCAACCGATAGATGTACCTGATCCAACACGAGATCAACCCTTATTATTGATTGGAAACCCCGATAACCGACGAACTCAAGGGATGCAAGAGGCCCGGCATAGATTGGGTTTGAAACCTGCGGTTGTACTGCCATATGCTCAATTGCTTCAGAACTGGAGACACGGCGGAACGATTGCTGATACTGTAGATTCCAATCTGCCGGTACCCCTGATTCGAATTGATGCGCCTGGTGAGGATTGGGAAGTGGAACGTGAGTTACTGTTCCTTGGAGCTATGAACGATACGACAACATTAACGGATGGAATGGGAGCAGAAGCATTCTCCACAGAACAGGCACTTTCGCTGGAACAAGAGTGGGGAAGAATTTACGCACCTGCTCAGTGGTTTCGTGGCTGGAAAGCATGTTTGGATCGAATCGGCCATGAAGCTCGGGAAATGTGGCCTGAAGTCCGATTTATGAATGATCCCAGTGATATCCAATTGATGTTTGATAAAAGACAGTGCCAACATCATTTATCTTCCCATGGGGTTCAAATCCCCCCGGTGCTAACTTCTTCACAGCCGATTCGAAGTTACACCAATCTACGTACGGCTATGCAATCTGCTGGTATGAATCGTGTATTTGTAAAGCTCGCGAGTGGCTCAGGAGCCTCAGGCGTTGTCGCATATCAAGTCAATCCCCGAACAGGTGATGAGATCGCTGTAACGACGATGGGGATGGAACTGATACAGGGCAAGACAATTTTCTTCAATGAAGGACGTCTACGCAAGTATACCGGCAGTGAAGAGATTGCTACGCTGATGAACTGGTTATGTGCAGAAGGTGCACAGATTGAACGGTGGATGCCCAAAGCCACGCTTGATCAACGGGCCTATGATATTCGCCAACTGGTTGCAGGTGGACAGGCAGGTCACGCGATTATGCGGCTGAGCCGTACTCCGATTACCAATCTGCATCTGCGCAATGAGCGTATGCTGCCTGCTGAAGCAGGGCTGGATGAACAGCGGATGTCGCTAGTTCGGACGGCAGCGCAGGCAGCCATGTCTTCATTTCCCAATTCGTGGTCAGCCGGGATTGATGTGATGCTTACGAGTGGTGCGAATCCACGTGCCTATGTGCTGGATGTGAATCCGTTTGGAGATCTGTTATATAGGGTCGAGCATCATGGCCTCGGAACCTATGAGTGGGAAATGGAACTTTTACGAAAGGAGCCTATTCAACATGCCTGA
- a CDS encoding STM4015 family protein has product MQEVKLVVSYDDYEDGIRMEKLIKELAAKPEASSLESLVIGDWGQAYENSPDEFMSTLVESAPSFPSLKKLFIGDMGYEECEVSWIIQTNLTPLLGAFPELKSFSVMGSSGLSLEPLQHAKLEELIIICGGLPKDVLSSITHAELPELRKLELYLGVDNYGFDGSLEDVLPLLEQGLFPQLVYLGLKDSEIQDEIAKAAADAHILDQLEILDLSQGTLSDEGAEALLASERIKKLKHLDLSYHYMTNEMISRWNHSGISVDVSDQQQSDEDDWRYPSLTE; this is encoded by the coding sequence ATGCAAGAAGTGAAGCTTGTTGTATCCTACGATGATTATGAGGACGGCATTCGTATGGAAAAATTAATTAAGGAACTGGCAGCTAAACCGGAGGCCAGCTCATTGGAAAGTCTGGTCATCGGAGATTGGGGACAGGCTTATGAAAATTCGCCTGACGAGTTCATGAGCACACTCGTCGAGTCAGCTCCAAGCTTTCCGTCATTGAAGAAACTGTTCATCGGGGATATGGGATACGAAGAGTGCGAAGTGTCGTGGATTATTCAGACGAATCTTACCCCGCTGTTGGGTGCTTTTCCAGAATTAAAATCATTCTCTGTAATGGGCAGTAGCGGTCTTAGTCTGGAACCACTTCAGCATGCCAAGCTTGAAGAATTGATTATTATTTGTGGTGGTCTCCCGAAAGACGTGTTATCTTCGATCACCCACGCCGAGTTGCCTGAATTGCGTAAATTGGAACTGTATCTGGGTGTGGATAATTATGGTTTCGATGGTTCACTTGAAGATGTGCTTCCCCTTTTGGAACAAGGATTATTTCCACAGCTGGTTTACTTGGGTCTAAAAGACAGTGAAATTCAGGATGAGATTGCCAAAGCAGCAGCTGATGCACATATTCTGGATCAACTTGAAATATTGGATCTATCGCAAGGGACGTTGTCCGATGAAGGAGCAGAAGCACTACTAGCCAGTGAACGGATTAAGAAGCTGAAGCATCTTGATCTAAGTTACCATTACATGACCAATGAAATGATTAGCCGCTGGAACCACTCGGGTATATCCGTAGATGTTAGCGACCAGCAACAGAGTGATGAGGATGACTGGCGTTACCCGTCGTTAACGGAGTAG
- a CDS encoding STM4013/SEN3800 family hydrolase → MPDMNTIVGSHDLLMITLDTLRYDVAKLEEENCPNLCGSGPWEKRHTPGSFTYAAHHAFFGGFMPTPANTDKASHVRLFHSRNTGLKTHPHTWLFDTPDIVSGFAAEGYRTICIGGVIFFTKKNPLAKVLPGYFQQSYWRMNFGVTNPKSTEHQVQHALKLLEQTAPDEKIFMFLNVSAIHGPNRYFVEGAKEDSVETQRAALRYVDEALGPLFEAMRKRARPAYCLAFSDHGTAYGEDGYQGHRLAHDVVWTVPYREFLV, encoded by the coding sequence ATGCCTGATATGAACACCATCGTGGGCTCCCATGACTTGTTAATGATTACGCTGGATACGTTACGATATGACGTAGCCAAGCTGGAAGAGGAAAACTGTCCAAATCTGTGTGGTTCGGGTCCGTGGGAGAAGCGTCATACCCCGGGCAGTTTTACATACGCGGCGCACCATGCTTTTTTTGGTGGTTTTATGCCTACACCTGCCAATACAGATAAGGCATCTCATGTAAGGCTGTTTCATTCCCGGAATACCGGACTCAAGACACATCCGCACACCTGGCTGTTCGACACACCAGATATCGTATCCGGGTTCGCAGCTGAAGGTTACCGTACAATTTGCATTGGAGGCGTCATCTTTTTTACGAAAAAAAACCCACTTGCGAAAGTATTGCCCGGCTATTTTCAACAGAGCTACTGGCGAATGAACTTTGGGGTAACCAACCCCAAATCGACAGAACATCAGGTACAGCATGCATTAAAGCTGCTTGAGCAGACGGCGCCGGATGAAAAGATATTTATGTTTTTGAACGTGTCTGCCATTCATGGTCCAAATCGGTACTTTGTAGAAGGAGCCAAGGAGGACTCGGTGGAGACCCAACGGGCTGCACTTCGATATGTAGACGAGGCCCTTGGGCCGTTGTTCGAGGCGATGCGAAAACGCGCCCGCCCAGCGTATTGCCTGGCTTTTTCCGATCATGGTACAGCTTACGGCGAAGATGGGTATCAAGGACACCGGCTTGCACATGATGTCGTATGGACGGTGCCTTACCGTGAATTTTTAGTATAG